In the genome of Eublepharis macularius isolate TG4126 chromosome 10, MPM_Emac_v1.0, whole genome shotgun sequence, the window GCATGAGTTCCTAGGTTATTCTGCGAAAGTGGTATTTCTTACCTAGAAAGAACCCTTTAGGAACTTCCTCATTACTGATCAAATCAGGGTATTGTGCAATTAAAACTGTTTGATTTTAAGTTTAGAACAAGGAGAGGTATTAGAATGTAATTCTGACAGGCAAAACACTCCTCCAAAAATCTGAACAGGAGCCTTCACTTATTCTAGCATTTAGAATATGAACTTGAGAGTTTTGTTTCCACCTCATCGGGCCTTGAAGCATTCATTCTGTGCTGCTGCACACTGctacattttaatttttgttgtgagctgctttgaaccCTCTtttgggctggggaggggggaaagggctataaatgtattaaatcaataattttttaaaaacattgcaatAAAGCCCTAATCTATGGCTACTGCTAAAGATGAATATATCATAAGTAGTTACAGTCTAGTGATGATTAAGGGTCAGGTGTAACTGACCCTTAATCAACTAATCTTaaccaaataaaatgaaatgtGATGATAAACATGGTTTGTAGACttaaaagatttttctttttcaaaaattaaaaggtctttttttggtgtgtttttgtttACATTTCCCTGCAAAGCCACGtcaaatatttgtttttaattttttaaaatgatctatgCCCAGGGACTTGGAACCAGAATTGGATACTACACACTCTTCCTTGAATGAGTTTTCTAATTAGGACACTTTGTGACTTGCCAAATAATGTGATGTTGTTTTTTTAAGCTTCCTGTGacttgttcctttttttaaaaaaatcctttgtcTCTGTCTTCTAGGACTTCAGATGCATGCCAGGTTCCTGGTGAATGCCAGAAGTAGAGATTACTACAGATGGAGTCCCAAGGTCAACATGGCAGTGGCAGTTCATTAGTTGTCCTTCAGCAGCCTTCTTTGGATAGCAGACAAAGGGTAGACTATGAAAGAGAGGTCCAGCCAACAGCTATCTTGTCACTGGACCAGATCAAGACCATCAGGGGCAGCAACGAGTACACCGAAGGCCCATCTGTGGTAAAAAGGTCTGCTCCACGGACAGCACCTAGACAAGAAAAGCATGAAAGGACTCATGAAATCATACCAATTAATGTGAATAATAACTATGAGcccaggcccagccaccctggACACTTACTGCATCAGGCTCCTAACTCAAGGGCTCCTGTGTTGAGCAGATCTACAAGCACTGGGAGTGCAGCTAGTTCTGGAAGCAACAGCAGTGCATCTTCAGAGCAGGGCCTGCTGCTAAGGTTACCCCCATCTAGGTTAGGGCCCAGCCACAGATCTGAAAGGCCAATCTGGACGCAGCCCAAGCCGTCATCTCTGATTGTAGATGACCTGACGGGTCCCTTGAAAGAGGACTTAACGCAGTACAAATTTATCTGTGAACAGTGTGGGAAGTGCAAATGTGGAGAGTGCACCGCACCCAGGGCCTTGCCGTCCTGCTTGGCCTGCAACAGGCAGTGCTTGTGCTCAGCAGAGAGCATGGTGGAATACAGCACCTGTATGTGCCTGGTCAAAGGGATCTTCTACCACTGTTCCAATGATGATGAAGGGGACTCTTATGCGGATAATCCTTGCTCTTGTTCCCAGTCACATTGCTGGTCTAGGTACTTATGCATGGGAGCCTTATCCTTGGTTTTGCCTTGCTTGCTCTGCTATCCTCCTGCAAAAGGATGCCTAAAACTGTGCCGAGGGTGTTATGACCGGATCAATCGTCCAGGTTGCCGATGTAAGAACTCCAACACGGTTTATTGTAAGCTGGAAAGTTGCCCCTCTAGGGGTCAAGGCAAGCCCTCATGATTTGTGGAGGGAGATGTTCAGTCCTCAGACTCTTTCAGGTTGTGGCTGGCTTTTCTGTCTTGATTTCCCCCAATTCTTCCGTTCTTCCTCTAATGTTGATACACAGGTTCTTTCTTTCCTGCGCTGTAGTTTCCTTCAACAAAGGCAAATCTGAGTGTTTCCTTGGTCTTTGAAAAGTGTAGCCTACAAGTTTTGTCTTGGCAAGTAGTCTCAGGCTTGTGAGTAATCCACTCCTGAAAGAAGTAACGAGGGTAATGGGCAGTTCTGAAGCCTTATTACTCTGCAAACAACTTTCCAAAGATGCTATTTTGTTCCCTGCAACTCCTTTTTCCCCACCTGCCCCCAACTTTCTTAATGCCTTCCGAGCAAttatttcaagtttttttttcatGAAAGAGCTGGATCatgaacctttttttttttaaaggaagcattTGGTATAGTTGGTTTAGAATTTAGTAAACCTTGTATCTTCTCTTCTTGGTGTATCCAGCCTACTTTTTTCCCTTCCTACTTTTAAATTTCTCTATTCAGTGTCAAAGAATCCTTATTTAGATTGGCTCCCCCCCCTTTGTTGCCACCTAGAAAGATCTGCACGCTGCAGATATAATGGCTTCAGCTTGGTTCATTAGTTTCTGTAGTCTTTATATATGTGcaggctctttaaaaaaaatcccttcttttGAAACTAAAGTTGTTGGTTTCTGCACATCTGAATAATAATCTTTGGGTATCATAAATTTTAAGTTGTATAAACATTCTTTAGTCTCTAACATTTCTGTATGTCTGTGGTTTAACAACATTTAACTCAAACCTATGCTTGGTAACTTTAGCcctctctgtttttattgccttagCCACAAATTGTGGTgcttttttgtatattttatgtATAAAACACAAAGTTGAATTCTGACTATTTTTAAGACAAAGGTCTGTCAAAACTTTTTTTATTGTAAAGAATATTTATTATGtgaatctttattattttatgatATTTATTATAAAGAACTGTTCCAAAAATGTACTCCTGTCTGAATATAACAAAATATCAATACTTAATGAAAATAAGGGTGACACAAAGAAAGTACATATGTTAAACTATAATGCAGAAAATATAATAATTAATGAAAATGTCTTGggttctttattttttaatataacAGTAAGTTGTTTTACCAATATTAGTAAGAAGACTGCTGCTTCTGTTCTTTCCAGTTTTTCAATTATGACTGTGAAACCACAGCTAGTATTCTATGTTTCTTCACTTTCTGTTTTTGTTGTCAGATGAAATTTTGCTCTGAGATATTTCAGAGTGTTCACATATGTTCAAGTAAGTGTGGTTAACGTGTACACCTAAGCTACATCTGTTATGCTGTAGACTTTGATAAATTATGTAcacatattttttttcatttcctaaGCTTCTAGTCCTTAAGGTACAAATATAAGTGTGAAAATGCAATAGCAAAAATTGCTGAAGGattcaaaaagaaaatacaagCAAGGAGATACCTGATTTCCTAATTTTCCAGATAGTATACTATCTATATCTTCCAATGTTTCAAAAAGCTGGTACTATAGGTACATTCTAAGAGTAGTGTAGAATAAGTTCAACTTATGAACCAATTGCAGTTTGGTATCTCACGTAAAAGATATACAAATGAGCTACATATATGCCATGTGTTGTTGGTATTATTTACATCATAGTTTTTGATGCTTTATTTCCTATCCCTGTTCTCTACAGGTACTATAGTCAGGTTTTGTTTTCTTATGAGGCATTAATGGAATATCAACAagtgcttgcttttttttttttggaggtgGGGAGTCAAAGTGTGCTTGCTGGTTTAATTGTATATCAGCTAAGAAAACATATCTATTTTTAAAGTTTGCatccaaataaaaaaaataacaatcacAAGGATAGAGGTAACTTGTGCTGAACTACATTATCTTTGGAAGTTTATGGGCAATTCTGATTCCTAAGCTATGGCTCAGTTGCATTGTGTGTTCACACCTGTTTGTTCAAAACCATAAGCCTTCAAATGGTTATATAGATTCATTGCAGCTGTTCCATCTCTTGGGATATTCAAAACTCTTCGCCACAGCTAGACTTTAGGGCATTGTGCTGATACTGGCAACTAAATTGTTACTTTCCTCATAATTTTAAATTTCTCCACAAAAGGACATGCTGTGAAACATGATCTTTCAAACTTTCATAGTCTGTGTCATAACTACACTCTTGACTAATGTCCCTTTCACCAAATGGAAGATTGAAACAAGTTTAGCAATTGTGACAGAAGCAACATTGAAACATTCACAGTATATTTTGTTGACtcgtttattttaaatgtttgtggtAAAAGGCTCGTTGTCAGTGCcgtccaaagcagagttacatccttccaaGACTGTTTgttgacttcaatagatttagaatgGGGTGACTCTGCTTTGACTTCAAAGCTGTGTATTTATAAGGGCAGAATGTATATCAATATAAATGTGGCCACTTTCTCATAATTTGGGTTGACATTACCTTATACAAAAGCACCTGATCCAGCAAGAGAGATACAGGATTCTGTTCACAGCTTTCTCTTCTGGATCTTCTTCCTGCACACTTAAGACCTGCTGTGATGGTGGAGGCGGGAAGGATGCCTACCCCTTTTCCGAGATGGGTGTGAATATACGGCAAGAATATGATCTCTGGCAGTACTATCAGTTTGGAAGaatgagggtgatttaaaccATTCCCCTTATTGATGCCAATTATTATCCAATACAGTAATTCAGTGTACTAATTCAGTGTTCAGTGGATAATTACTGTATTATCAAATGCTGTATGATATGATTACCAAATTTGGTCCATATTCCACTTAATgaggttaagtggttcggctgcaaatcagtactctactagttcgaatcccactactaccatgagcctctcagccccagctccccagctgtattgtggagataatagtaacattaacttgttcactgctctgggtgaggcactaatctgtgtgtgttatgtgctgtcaactcgcctccaacctatggtgactaatcggtctagaagaacggtgtataagcacagttgttattattaattctcCAGTTGCTTTCCTCTTTTAGTGCTCTTCCACAAGCAAAAGAAAGATGATCCTATGATATTTTCATAGTGGCAGTGTTTTGATTTAGGCTCTTTCCAGATTAATTGGAGGTGGGGTTTACACAataaatgcagattttttttccttgtagAGTGTTTCCTTCAAATTTGGGGGATATTTTCAGAAtgcattttttatatattttggaaATGTCATAGCTCTAACATATTTTGTTTGTCGCTTTTGTGATTGTAGAATGTGTTTATGCAAAGGTCACAGGCCCCTTAGATGCtgattatgaagcaatttgcagTGAACAAATGAATATGCAATGCAGCAAGGTCCTGTCCTCTAATATCTATTAAAATGTGCTGGATATTGCGTTTGAAAAGGGACTTTAATCAATATGTAGCTGGAGCACACATCCTCTTAACAATGTTGTTCCAGATTGTCACAGAACATAGTTAGGGTTCTTGACAGATAAACTGCAGTCATGACGAGAAATGCCAATACTCAGAATATTTTAACACAAAGCTAAAACACTGATTTGTCTGGACAACACAGAATTTTGTGATGCTGGGGCAAATCCACGATCTGAAATCGTGCTAGATACTTCCGGgtatttagtgaacatttagtgcaatgccGGGATGTGCCAAGGGCTTGCGGATTTGCCCCAATATTTATTTTGTGTTAGACCTGTGGGTAAAACCAGTGGAACAGTTTTCTTCCTGCTATATGTTACTTTGAAATCTTTTGATTCTGCCCATTTGggccttttttcttttaaaagatgtcGCTGTTTAGTATCTAGAGCAGGAAAGCATTACTGATCCTAAAAGTAAAGATCCCAAGAAATTAGCTGAAACCATTTTTCTGGTGGGTAAATTTTCTGTTCTGCCTAATGAGGAGTTCTCTGTTACTGAAATACTTACATGTTCCCCATTTTTACAGGGGTAATAAAATAATACCTTATCTGTGAATATTCTTTGCTGTCCTTTTGACTGGTGTGTGGGTATGTTATACTTTGCAGCGCTGATTTTGACACTTGTGTATGAAGAAATGTAATGCCTTAGACTCCGTTTGGGCTGTGTGAGTTCTTCCACCAATAGATGAAGCATGTAAAACACACTTCTATAGCAACTGGCTTAATACAAGCACTCCTGCTCTAATAATATAAGCtagcagcagtagtagtaatGTGGTTTTAACTGTTGGGTGTATTTTTGAaaatctgtttaaaaaataattttaaaggacATTCCCAATGGACACTAAAAGGAGACTGAAGTGTAAGTCTGGAGTACATGGAATCCTTGTTCAagttttgttttgtgttcttaATGATGTtaattataatcagggcttttttctgggaaaagaggtggcagaactcagtgggttgcccttggagaacatgatcacatggctggtggccccaccccctgatctccagacaggggagtttagattgccctccgcgccgagggcaatctaaactcccctctgtctggagatcagggggcggggccaccagccatgtgaccattttcaagaggttctggaaatccgttccaccgcattcccgctgaaaaaaagccctgattataatagTATATGTGGCTGGCACTTGAGAAATTACAACCATTTGCTCTGCAGGTGCTTTTCACAAGATGAAAAGTGCTGCTGAATATTAAGTCTTTTCTGCATGATCACTCACTGTGTGTCTGAACTGCTGCTTGTGTGACTTTATCACAAGTCCCTTTCAATAGCACAATGTTTGCCTGTCAATAGTAGGGTTACAGAATAACTTACTGATGTTTGATCCCCTTAAAAAAACTGAATAGATGTGCATTCCCATCCAGGAGAAATGCACAATCTCCAAAGCATTTGTAATCCCAGATAAATCTAAGGTTGGATAGGAAGGATCTTTTCTAATATGGTTTACAATCCCGTAACACTTGTGATACTGTGGATGGATTCAACTTAGCAACAACTACAAgagactctttttttaaaaaaaaaatccttttgtttATTGTCCATGACTGTATTAGGACTGCTTACAGCAATGTGGTTAAATTCAGCATTACCACCATGTTGCACAGCTGCTAGGAAATCCCAGGTAATCCTGGTTTGCTGGTTACTAATGACTGGTGCCTCAAGCGGGACAGATACCTTCTGCTTTTAAGGTCTGACTGCATTACTTCAACAATGTCTGGTAAACACCAGTATTTAAGTGTTTGATATTTATAGGTAATTCTTAAATATGAGAAATGTATCCCAaagcttgttttcacatttataCCTGAGGCATAGTAAATATTCTTTAGCAGTAAATACTGGAAGTGAGGACAGCATATATTTGGTTCTTATActttgaagcatttatatttttcgATTTATAAAAACGAGTAATTTTTAAGGACTACCACCAAATGGCTTCTAGGTATCTCTCAAAGCCAAATAATTTGGAATTGATCCAACTTTTTATCAAGATGCTTGAAATTTATTGTTACATATTAAAACTGCAGTATTTTTGGTTTGGTAAGTGAAGATAGGTGAACTTACTAAGAACATTGAGAGATAAGGAAATGTTCTTTATATGGCTGACTTATCTGTGCTCTGATTTGCAAACAAACAAGGCCTTCCTCATTTTCCACCACTATAAACTGCCCTTCTCACTTCTAAGTTTCCCCCCTAGACTATGAAAAAGCCATATGGAACACACATTTACTTCTGACGGTTGGCCATTCCACACAACTAAACTAGCCTGTTGATACAGGGTTCAGTGTGTTTACAGCACAATTGCATAGCTAGTATGTTGGGAGCTGGGCACATAGTGAAGCAATAACACGAGTACTACAGCAGAACCCTAAGCTCTAAATCATTTTCTCAGTACTCCAGATTGAATGCAGAAATTGGTCCTGAGGCTCCAAAGGCTTCCAAGTAGAATGACTCAGTAAGAAGACAATGCAAACAATGAGCTCTTGCTTGTGGATTTATCATTGTTACCTTCCAAAGCTGCACATAACTGAATGAGAGACAACCTGTTATGTGACTAATTATTGTGGTTTGGAAAACGAGCTCTCTCTGACAAAAGAAAATATCTGAGCCTTACTTAGAAATCAATTGAAAATATCTTTAGAGATCTAAGCAGGTGAGAAATTCTTGTTCAATTTTAACAACTTAAAACATCTTGGATGATATTCTGTAGTTCCAGTTTCCAAAGGCAATTTATATTGTTTACTTAAGGGAAGGGCAATGGTAAAAGCTGAAGATATTTTCTCaagagatttttaattttttttttaaattccagcaTCTGTGTGAAGATGCTGTACTAATcctttattatgtatttttaattttttttttaaaaaagccacaccTCAGGAAAATatccccatatatatatatatatatatatatatatatatatatatatatatatatatatatatatatatatatatatatatatatatatatttgtactgATGAATGGATCTGTATCTGCCCACAAGGACAGGACATCCAGCTCATTTGAATGGTAATCCAATTTCTATTCTCATTTAAAAGTTATTCTTGTATATGTTACATGCAGTGTTGTATAAATACATCTTGAATAAATGTCTGAATCAGGCAAAGAAAGGAATAACACAAATGTGGGAACAACTAGTCTAGTTATGCATCTGGCTATGAACGTAACAAGGGTTAAACTGAAATCTAGAAAGAGATTTATATAAAACCTCTTGTGCACAGAAATAGAatattatgtatttaaaatacataaggatcATAATTTCTTAAGATTGGAGGAGTACACAATggtaatcctaaacacacttaccCTGGAGTAATCCTACTGAGTAAAATGGGAttcacttctgagtaaacatgcatagaattgcactgtaagttgttAAGGCCCTGTACTTTAGTAACTAAATGCAATAAAGTACTGCCCGGAGTAGTTGGTAATTAAATTATTAACAGAGCGGTTCTAAATTTAGAATCCTGTTTAGTAACATTTTGATATGTTCAAATGCATATTATCATAACAGTGTAATGACAAATGGTTTTGGAGGGGTTGAAGGATTAGTCATCCCATCAAGAGTTTCCCCAGTTTG includes:
- the SPRY1 gene encoding protein sprouty homolog 1; its protein translation is MESQGQHGSGSSLVVLQQPSLDSRQRVDYEREVQPTAILSLDQIKTIRGSNEYTEGPSVVKRSAPRTAPRQEKHERTHEIIPINVNNNYEPRPSHPGHLLHQAPNSRAPVLSRSTSTGSAASSGSNSSASSEQGLLLRLPPSRLGPSHRSERPIWTQPKPSSLIVDDLTGPLKEDLTQYKFICEQCGKCKCGECTAPRALPSCLACNRQCLCSAESMVEYSTCMCLVKGIFYHCSNDDEGDSYADNPCSCSQSHCWSRYLCMGALSLVLPCLLCYPPAKGCLKLCRGCYDRINRPGCRCKNSNTVYCKLESCPSRGQGKPS